From the genome of Nicotiana tabacum cultivar K326 chromosome 17, ASM71507v2, whole genome shotgun sequence:
CCTTTAAATAGGCCTTAGAATGAGTAAAATTGGTAAGGTTAAGgaaaactaatcctaattaatcTAGAATAAGAATAAGGCTAAGAAAACCTATCCTaactaaaataggaaaaagaattcTAATAGGAATAGACTACCAACTAATAAACATAGTTTGACTAGAATTATAAATATaatactactaaaacaagaatcaaattACTAGGAAACAAGAAATAAGAAATCCTAATCTTTATAAAAAAGAAATTCTAATCTAGAATGGATTCTTTGACTTCTTGAATTTCTGGATTCTTGATCTTGCATCATTCCCCCCCGGTTGAAAAAGACTCATCCTCGAGTCTAACAGCTTCCATAGATGGTGCAAGATTTGCTATAGTAAAGAATAGGGACCCAATGCTTACCAGGTTTCAAATTACATTTTGCTAGCTTATCATatagctttttctttctttcgctctttctttctttcgttcttccttccttccttcctttttcttcttttttttttttgggctcTGTTTTTTCAATTCCTTCATGGGCAGAGGCAGAGAGCTTCATTTCAAACCTGAAATTTCCTCTTTTTTCAGCTATAGAGTAGAATTAATTGCATATTGACTTGATAATTTTTTCCTATAAAACAGTATTGAAATGGCGCCATCCGATGGTAATAAAAGAAATGATATAGCTTGGAATTATGCTATACAAGGCTCATCAAGATCCGGAATTAAATGTGTGTTTTGTAAAAAAACATACCATGGTGGAATAACTCGTCACAAACAACATTTGATTGGTGGATGTAAAAATGCAGTACAATATCCTCTTTGTCCGCATGATCTTAGGGAAGAAGTAAAAGCAATTGTTGAGAAGAAAAATGTGACAAGAACTCAAATGAGTTATGAAGCATCGGTGAATCttattgatgaagatgatgaaatgaGACCTCCCCCCAAAAAAGAAACTCAAAAGATATCTTCAAATAGTTCTAGTGGGTCATCCACAGCGCGTACGGTCACAAAAGGTCctttcaatctttatttctctggaaaacaacaagaaaagggaaaaggTGATTCTGGTTCAGGTTTAGAagccaagaagattttgagggatCGCGCGTAAGTGCCTTTGCAACATGGATGTACGATGCAGGGCTCCCTTTCAATTGTGTTAACTACAAAACTTTTGATAAATTCATTGAGGCCGTAAGACAATATGACCCAGGAATGAAGCCTCTTAGCTATCATGATGTTGGAGTAACTCATCTTAAAAAAGAGGTGAAGAAGATAGACAAGATTGTAGAGAAGCATAGAGGGGAATGGAATAAGTTTGGATATtccattatgatggataaatggACAACACGGAATGAAAAAATAGTCATAAATGTGTTGGTGAATTCTCCAAGAGGTAGTGTTTTTCTTGAATCTTACGATGCTGGCAACTCTTCTACGGATGCAACCAAAATGTACAACTTGTTTGCAAATACTATTGAGAAAATTGGAAAGAAATATGTTGTACAAGTTGTTACCGATAACACTAGTGAGAATGTTAGTGCGGGTAAGATGATGCAAGGTATGTATCCACACATTTATTGGACTCCACGTGCTGCCCATTGTATCAATTTGATGTTTGGTGACATATTCAAGGAAAACCCATATGCTTCAGGTAACTTTAATATAGTTATCTTTAAAGCTTTAACTTTATTTATACTTATGTCCTATTAAGTATTAATTATAAAATTGTTAATATTACTTTTACAGTTTTCACTAAGGCCGTCAAAATATATTCTTATATCAGTCAGAGGCCATTGTTGTTGAACTTGATGAGGAAATTTACCAATGAAAGAAATTTGGTGAGACCGTCCAAGACTAGATTTGCAGCGGTTTACTTGACTTTGCATAGTTTTTACTTGCAAAAGAAAAACTTGAGAAAGCTAGTTCTTTCAAATAAATGGAAAGAAAATAGATATGCAAAGGAAGCTGTTGGGAAAGAAACTGCCAAAATTCTTATTTCTCCATCATTTTGGAATGACATCGTTCGGGCTCTTAAAGTTGGTGGGCCTTTGGTAAGTACACACAGGCAGATGGCTTATTTGGTTTATAGGCGGCTATTAGAGCCAGAGACATAAGGTCGCCAGGTAACTAACTTTAATATAGATATCCTTATaactttaatttaatttatttgatttatttatacttattaacttttaaaataattttcaataGTTGAATGGTGGATGCAATTTGGTCATCAAACTCCAAACTTGCAAAAGTTTGCCGTCAAAGTACTATGCTTAACTTGTAGTGCACCTGGATGTGGGAGAAATTGGAGCGTATTTGAGCATGTAAGAAGAAgatttttattatattaatatattctatattgtattattattagtATCTATTAATTACTCTCTACAACTTATGCACAAATTCACTCCAAGAAAAGGAATAGGCTTAAGCTATCGCGTCTCAATGATCTAGTGTATATAAAATACAATAGAACGTTGAAGCGTCGTTATGACGCTCGCGATACCATTGATCCAATTTTGTTGGATAACATTGACGAGGCAAATGAATGGTTAACTGGAGCCCCCCAAAATCATGAAGATGAACAAGTGTATGTAGGAGATGATCTCGATTGAGGTACTGTTTCTATGGCAGCTGGAGTTGAGGAGAATATCTATGGTCTTAGAGGGAGTTATTCAAGTTCAAATAACAAGGGAAAGGGAGTAGCTACAAGTTCAAGTTGGTCCCTAATTGATGAAGACTctgaggatgaagaagatgatagcCAATATAATGCTAACATTTTTAAAGTTCAAgaatttgaaattcttgaaaaagaatagaTGTTGCTTGTTTTAGTTTATGAATCTACTATGACTATCtattgattttaaaatttttgaaattgatatatttattaatatattattgctattgaatttttagttatatatacaacaatatagtgtacgcagaccttacccctaccccggaggggtagagaggctgttttcaggagaccctcggctcaaaaagcttatatatatatatatatatatatatatatataaaatttatttttatccataaatTGTCGCTTCACATCAAAAAGGCGAGCGCTTTGCTTCTCGCCTCAGTGAAGCGGTCCCTCATCGCTATTTGTCGCCTCACGCTATCCAAAACA
Proteins encoded in this window:
- the LOC107786979 gene encoding uncharacterized protein LOC107786979; protein product: MYDAGLPFNCVNYKTFDKFIEAVRQYDPGMKPLSYHDVGVTHLKKEVKKIDKIVEKHRGEWNKFGYSIMMDKWTTRNEKIVINVLVNSPRGSVFLESYDAGNSSTDATKMYNLFANTIEKIGKKYVVQVVTDNTSENVSAGKMMQGMYPHIYWTPRAAHCINLMFGDIFKENPYASVFTKAVKIYSYISQRPLLLNLMRKFTNERNLVRPSKTRFAAVYLTLHSFYLQKKNLRKLVLSNKWKENRYAKEAVGKETAKILISPSFWNDIVRALKVGGPLLNGGCNLVIKLQTCKSLPSKYYA